One Tubulanus polymorphus chromosome 5, tnTubPoly1.2, whole genome shotgun sequence DNA segment encodes these proteins:
- the LOC141905394 gene encoding uncharacterized protein LOC141905394, which translates to MESVHVLAAVLALFCIYQVSESYNPDHKQKLWGDASRVEYILEGEFSEANVTDLKRRLNRFKKLIGKIQDSTKSCIGFRLKSEKRTPNNSFITFKMSSTYCGSYYSGNAGSRFNEIRLTSTYKGSCNLLKDQDGFNSAMFKRLGLMKQTNRPIRDTFVDTSMKGWVNCSGAQKLMAKFPDDSFYFNTPYNIMSALRVYTKKNFVLKENIVEKVNTKLTELGEKEPDIVAMYRQKPSSSYFDIVNIRQAYCQDKEWQNNPTALNHMVCIKKDCEDPGSDKFNYKDWVAF; encoded by the exons ATGGAATCTGTCCACGTTCTCGCCGCCGTGCTCGCTCTGTTCTGCATTTATcag GTTTCTGAAAGCTATAATCCTGATCACAAACAAAAACTTTGGGGTGATGCCTCTCGAGTTGAGTATATCCTTGAGGGTGAATTCT CGGAAGCGAATGTGACCGATCTGAAAAGGCGATTAAACCGTTTCAAAAAGCTAATCGGTAAAATACAGGACAGCACGAAATCTTGCATCGGTTTCAGGCTGAAATCTGAAAAGCGGACTCCAAACAACAGTTTCATCACATTTAAAATGTCAAG TACCTACTGTGGGTCGTATTACAGTGGAAATGCCGGCAGTAGATTTAACGAAATTCGTCTCACGTCCACCTACAAAGGCTCGTGTAATTTACTGAAAGACCAGGATGGCTTCAACAGCGCTATGTTCAAACGACTTGGACTGATGAAACAGACTAATAGACCGATACGGGATACATTTGTTGACACGAGCATGAAGGGCTGGGTAAATT GTAGCGGAGCTCAAAAACTGATGGCGAAGTTCCCAGACGACAGCTTTTACTTCAATACTCCGTATAACATAATGTCCGCTTTGAGAGTTTACACGAAGAAGAATTTTGTCCTAAAGGAAAATATCGTTGAGAAAGTCAACACAAAACTGACCGAACTCGGCGAAAAGGAGCCTGATATTGTCGCTATGTACAGACAAAAACCTTCATCAAGTTATTTCGATATCGTGAACATTCGTCAAGCTTACTGTCAAGACAAAGAATGGCAAA ATAATCCTACTGCTCTAAATCACATGGTCTGCATCAAGAAAGACTGCGAAGATCCCGGCTCAGACAAATTCAACTACAAGGACTGGGTTGCATTCTAA
- the LOC141904980 gene encoding C-myc promoter-binding protein-like: MDDKRVVDYFVVAGLPANPLPLEEFSNEAILKPTHKQDPITDVIVIIKNAGESPPKGFTCIEKTPTGYPSDLNHGSIRAPEMYLCYKRGRNKPPLTDIGVLYEGKERVMSGCEVVYVTPQGRPANVNNSNSQRIYITYRRANENAASDTLAVTEICIILANKGEMAPHAFCQINKNLNRGMVGSDVFLCYKKSMVKTNTIAYNPGCLGRYPLEDHADFPLPESVPLFCLPMGSTLECWPQQTQHPLPVFSTFILTGSSVEKVYGAAVTFYEEYEQDKLTDLQQRLLGLKEPKSSSKQHSVHVNKSICLLSHWPFFDEFKMFLSYLYRISIIGPHNVPMERHISHFMFSVPFPSPKRPRILVELNDEAICLNQPEETPLPKSGASFITLVQNLGPENCLDLLLYVILEHKILIHSLRPAVLTSVAEAVSTLIFPFHWQCPYIPLCPLGLSDVLNAPCPYIVGVDSQYFDLYDPPPDVTCVDLDTNTITPPEDKKTNYKLLPKKPLRILQNTLNRIYEQIFEQGSNASTPEVTLDTAPIDPHFRKKRRKLLLEMEIQEAFLRFMGCLLKGYKNYLLPITSAPTIGTTDASSLFDMQGFLRSRDKAYHKFFNMMMKTQIFIRFIEERSFVSDKDASLAFFDECAEKVDENSDEPKLIELDDSQKSEHTVLITPPEPVGLPPDVKYTYNGFPELNPDLFLHNGHKAPSTPMTKSGHNRNSPLASNARRTKQEIKSAQKIAQQHQGTPLLWAKCLLSHCYSLWFIHLPSYVKSMHSKTKALRTAFDVLQKMQESRLDPPDEVCYRVLMQLCGQYQQPVLAVKVLFEMKRNGIHPNAITYGFYNKAVLESKWPSSTSNAYLKWTKLRNVLLAVTQFRNALRRRSMSLYSNSESDPDRESRASLESFQEEFVPLPPDQSPQKGMTTFVQDLVSVDGVVHEDKSSSDQGYSSMTQVDVASKLSNSDIPHHEPIILEGVVTSESGTDQSSNRNDVQGVSTSPPKSGPSSHQKAVVRSQSEKLKSSDIDSTQRQKTAKNSAYSIGGKNIIRRATVGSFDPLDSVGADEFRTRVGSIVRHSVSSFGSSSSVGTLRGSTFGSAAGILISTSQVSLEGSSSGAGGGDVFDDAGLPDRVSGRSSRVNDERRRHKSEGSSRRHCQRGNQSAWRNRHVSSDQNPSLVCGDSERFVEDFGQDSKLVSSLSNSPRDDGSPRKNIEHVSPGAPPAWTPLILNVSSSKSVVVNVSTSERDEQKTPTHASDKVFDIPEMIPEKETVPATQRTPVTENDPLGLFTTDQEITPAPSRSESVVNANPLVKFDLDPCNLFSSTPGTSQSSIVLNHKRNDDVKKDLLIDFDPLDNDSAGVTRRADRPHELDVVNGNQPKNGRPKRAHTISESSTNSWLYGAFPVAPRQQTCSESSECSNQSDGEAWSPMSPIRSNQSLNEAMLTTSSPRNIGRNERGGFIRSESFSDAFKYAASAVSAVGKKFKRTISSTASGFSASSLPKAVENDNSSASAFGSGDRLTPKRRGSEAAVDYLHRSESFSMPLSAAATAAAAVDSGFKSSPQIPQRKMSFGSAPVPSKLDQYVQMQELQDLERSASAAMRQPVTTSMAQSLLDVAMEVDMWSCSRCHSCNSLLYDEEIMAGWSADDNNLNTTCQFCSSRLVPFLHVYVKDWRSRDRALFITPSYSLESMQSVQSLPLLEPSQHSNDRNLNTSAVVVSDVGSVSSTGVMNNAAADCSKSDTSSDTGSLNTPVDNLIDFSPIHNARGPMYTGTAGVAVSERRRCASECLPNNNNATTSSSSSGNNERRMNLNNSLKSSIEEETDSGERLSNSLKSSADCNSSKCRSFTDSTCTNSSKSRRQSLTSEPITVPYLSPLVLRKEVENILVQEGDSCIGKSEFIDEHPIIFWNLVWYFKRLSVPSHLPGYVLTLKSNDKEEQHSKDWSNADSRHVSIRTLWDSIRAHDEIGYPMYLNYNTKSHTSRTVSALVTDNRAFSKSIMQQIVSNIECNDLLSPIKLMMNERKRLSPAKGSHFRSIYREIIYLAFVACGRSNIDHDAFDREYRHAYHQMNFRDRNKLQHNDKPPSNGVVWCRKIFRELELLTQ; the protein is encoded by the exons ATGGATGATAAAAGAGTTGTCGATTATTTCGTCGTAGCTGGTCTGCCAGCGAATCCGCTTCCTCTTGAAGAATTCTCCAACGAAGCGATCTTGAAACCGACGCATAAACAGGATCCGATTACGGACGTGATCGTCATTATCAAAAACGCCGGCGAGTCGCCGCCGAAAGGATTCACGTGCATCGAAAAAACACCGACGGGCTATCCATCGGATTTAAACCATGGCAGTATACGCGCGCCCGAAATGTATCTCTGTTATAAACGAGGACGCAACAAACCACCCCTCACAGACATCGG AGTTCTGTACGAAGGTAAAGAACGGGTTATGTCCGGCTGCGAGGTCGTTTACGTGACACCTCAAGGTCGTCCGGCGAACGTGAATAATTCTAATTCGCAGCGTATATACATCACGTACCGGCGTGCTAATGAGAATGCTGCCTCTGACACGCTCGCTGTCACTGAAATCTGCATTATTCTGGCGAATAAG GGTGAAATGGCACCGCACGCTTTTTGCCAgataaataagaatttaaacaGAGGAATG gttgGTTCTGACGTTTTTTTATGCTACAAAAAATCGATGGTTAAAACTAATACGATCGCTTATAATCCAG GATGCTTGGGTCGTTATCCGCTGGAAGACCATGCCGATTTCCCATTGCCCGAATCTGTGCCATTGTTTTGTTTGCCGATGGGTTCGACTCTGGAATGTTGGCCGCAGCAAACGCAGCACCCGCTGCCCGTGTTCTCGACGTTCATTCTGACCGGTTCCTCAGTCGAAAAG GTTTACGGCGCCGCGGTCACGTTCTACGAAGAATACGAACAGGATAAACTAACCGATCTGCAGCAGCGGTTACTCGGACTGAAGGAGCCAAAGTCGTCGTCGAAACAGCATTCCGTACACGTGAATAAAAGCATCTGTTTATTATCGCATTGGCCGTTCTTTGACGAGTTCAAAATGTTTCTGAGTTATTTATACCGGATTTCTATCATCGGTCCTCATAATGTACCGATGGAAAG ACACATCAGTCATTTTATGTTCAGCGTTCCATTCCCATCTCCGAAACGACCTCGGATTTTAGTTGAGTTAAATGACGAAGCAATCTGTCTGAACCAACCCGAGGAAACTCCATTACCAAAAAG CGGTGCTTCATTTATAACCCTGGTTCAGAATCTGGGACCGGAGAATTGTCTGGATTTGTTACTGTATGTGATACTCGAGCACAAAATCCTCATTCATTCCCTTCGTCCAGCGGTATTAACAAGTGTCGCTGAAGCTGTGTCTACA CTCATATTTCCATTCCATTGGCAATGTCCATATATCCCTCTATGTCCACTTGGTTTGTCAGATGTACTCAACGCTCCCTGTCCATATATTGTGG GTGTTGATTCGCAGTATTTCGATCTTTACGATCCACCACCAGATGTCACTTGCGTCGATCTCGATACAAACACGATAACGCC GCCTGAAGATAAGAAAACGAACTATAAGCTATTACCAAAG AAACCGTTGCGCATCCTGCAGAACACGTTGAACCGTATATACGAACAAATATTCGAACAAGGTTCAAACGCCAGCACTCCTGAAGTGACGCTGGATACAGCTCCGATTGATCCACACTTCCGCAAGAAACGTAGAAag ttgTTGCTGGAGATGGAGATTCAAGAAGCATTTTTACGCTTTATGGGCTGTCTGCTGAAAggatataaaaactatttattaCCAATCACCAGTGCCCCAACTATCGGCACTACAGATGCAAGCTCTCTATTTGATATGCAAG GATTCCTGCGTAGTCGCGACAAAGCGTATCATAAATTCTTCAACATGATGATGAAAACGCAGATATTTATACGTTTCATCGAAGAACGTTCGTTCGTCTCGGATAAAGACGCCAGTCTCGCTTTCTTCGACGAATGCGCCGAAAAG gtTGATGAGAACAGCGATGAGCCGAAATTGATAGAATTGGACGATTCGCAAAAAAG TGAACACACAGTGTTGATCACTCCACCGGAGCCGGTCGGACTTCCTCCAGATGTCAAGTACACCTACAACGGGTTCCCCGAGTTGAATCCGGATTTATTTTTACACAACGGCCACAAAGCGCCGAGTACGCCGATGACGAAATCGGGCCACAATCGTAACAGCCCGCTCGCTAGTAACGCCCGACGCACGAAGCAGGAAATAAAATCGGCGCAGAAAATTGCGCAACAACATCAAGGCACACCTCTACTGTGGGCGAA atgtttATTAAGTCATTGTTACAGCCTGTGGTTTATTCATTTGCCTTCATACGTGAAATCGATGCATTCGAAAACGAAAGCGCTGCGCACGGCATTCGATGTTTTACAGAAAATGCAGGAAAGCCGACTTGATCCTCCTGACGAG GTTTGTTACCGGGTATTAATGCAACTTTGTGGTCAGTATCAGCAGCCTGTTTTAGCTGTTAAAGTACTCTTTGAAATGAAACGTAATGGAATTCATCCTAATGCAATAACCTATGGATTCTACAATAAG GCTGTTCTGGAGAGTAAGTGGCCTTCATCGACAAGCAATGCTTATTTGAAGTGGACTAAATTACGCAACGTGCTGCTGGCCGTAACTCAGTTTCGTAACGCACTACGACGTCGCAGTATGTCGCTGTACTCAAACTCAGAGAGCGACCCTGATCGAGAGAGCAGAGCGAGTTTAGAGAGTTTCCAGGAGGAGTTTGTACCGTTGCCTCCTGATCAATCTCCGCAGAAAGGAATGACGACATTCGTACAGGATCTCGTGTCTGTGGACGGGGTGGTGCATGAAGACAAGTCTAGTTCAG aTCAAGGTTATAGTTCAATGACTCAGGTCGACGTTGCCAGTAAACTGTCAAACAGTGACATACCTCATcacgaaccaataatattggAGGGCGTGGTTACCAGCGAGAGCGGCACGGATCAATCATCCAATCGAAACGATGTACAAGGCGTGTCTACTTCGCCTCCGAAATCGGGGCCATCGTCGCATCAGAAAGCCGTGGTCAGGTCGCAAAgtgaaaaactgaaatcgTCCGATATAGACTCAACACAGCGGCAAAAAACGGCGAAAAACTCGGCCTACTCTATAG GTGGTAAGAATATAATTCGCCGGGCGACGGTCGGATCGTTCGATCCTCTAGATTCAGTCGGCGCCGATGAATTCCGTACGAGAGTCGGAAGCATCGTTCGTCATTCGGTGAGCAGTTTCGGTAGCAGTAGCAGCGTTGGTACTCTACGCGGCAGTACAT ttgGAAGTGCCGCCGGTATTCTGATATCGACTAGTCAAGTGTCTCTCGaaggcagcagcagcggcgccGGCGGTGGCGACGTATTCGATGATGCTGGTTTACCCGATCGCGTCTCCGGGCGTTCTAGTCGCGTTAACGACGAGCGCCGACGACATAAAAGCGAGGGCTCGTCGCGTCGTCATTGTCAGCGCGGTAACCAGTCAGCGTGGCGTAACCGGCACGTCAGTTCCGATCAGAATCCGTCGTTGGTTTGCGGCGATTCCGAACGTTTCGTCGAAGATTTCGGTCAGGATTCAAAGCTGGTTTCGTCGTTGAGTAACTCGCCGCGCGATGACGGCTCGCCGCGTAAAAACATCGAGCACGTCTCCCCCGGTGCGCCCCCGGCGTGGACGCCGTTAATCCTGAATGTCTCCTCGTCGAAGTCTGTCGTCGTTAACGTATCAACGTCGGAACGAGACGAGCAGAAAACTCCGACTCACGCGTCCGATAAAGTATTCGATATACCGGAAATGATTCCGGAAAAAGAAACGGTTCCGGCAACTCAGCGGACTCCGGTAACTGAAAACGATCCGCTCGGATTATTTACGACTGATCAGGAGATTACGCCGGCGCCCTCGCGGTCTGAGTCGGTTGTCAACGCGAATCCGCTCGTGAAATTCGATCTCGATCCGTGTAATCTATTCTCGAGTACGCCAGGTACGTCGCAGAGCAGCATCGTCTTAAACCACAAGCGAAACGACGACGTAAAGAAAGACCTTTTAATCGACTTCGATCCGTTGGATAACGATAGCGCCGGGGTAACGCGTCGAGCCGATCGACCGCACGAGCTCGATGTCGTCAACGGAAATCAACCGAAAAACGGCCGTCCGAAACGCGCGCATACGATATCGGAAAGCTCGACGAACAGCTGGCTGTACGGCGCGTTTCCCGTCGCGCCTCGTCAACAAACGTGTTCGGAAAGCTCCGAATGCAGCAATCAAAGCGACGGCGAGGCGTGGTCGCCGATGTCGCCGATACGCTCGAATCAGTCGTTGAACGAAGCGATGTTGACAACGTCGAGTCCGCGTAATATCGGTCGAAACGAACGCGGCGGCTTCATTCGCAGCGAGTCGTTCTCCGACGCGTTTAAATACGCGGCCAGCGCCGTTTCAGCCGTCGGCAAAAAGTTCAAGCGAACGATTTCGTCGACGGCGTCCGGGTTCTCGGCGAGCTCGCTGCCGAAAGCCGTCGAAAATGACAATAGCTCGGCGAGCGCGTTCGGCAGCGGTGACCGTCTCACGCCGAAACGTCGCGGCTCCGAGGCGGCCGTCGATTATTTACATCGAAGCGAGAGTTTTTCGATGCCCCTCTCCGCGGCtgccactgctgctgctgctgtcgaTTCCGGATTCAAATCTTCGCCGCAAATTCCGCAAAGGAAGATGTCATTCG GTAGCGCGCCGGTGCCATCGAAACTCGACCAGTACGTACAGATGCAAGAACTGCAGGACCTCGAGCGATCTGCGTCGGCTGCAATGCGACAGCCAGTAACGACGTCGATGGCTCAGAGTCTACTCGATGTCGCGATGGAAGTCGACATGTGGTCGTGTTCGCGATGTCACTCTTGTAATTCGTTGCTGTACGATGAGGAGATAATGGCCGGCTGGTCGGCCGATGATAATAATCTAAATACTAC TTGCCAGTTCTGTTCATCGCGATTGGTGCCGTTCCTCCATGTTTATGTCAAG GACTGGAGAAGCCGCGATCGAGCTTTGTTTATAACGCCGAGTTATTCGTTAGAAAGCATGCAAAGCGTGCAATCATTACCGCTGCTCGAACCGAGTCAACATTCGAACGATCGAAATCTGAATACTAGCGCTGTCGTCGTATCGGACGTCGGTTCCGTATCGAGCACCGGCGTCATGAACAACGCAGCCGCCGATTGTTCGAAATCGGATACGAGCTCGGATACGGGATCGTTGAATACGCCGGTCGATAATCTGATCGATTTCAGTCCGATACACAACGCGAGAGGACCGATGTACACGGGTACGGCCGGTGTCGCGGTGTCCGAACGTCGACGGTGCGCCAGCGAATGTTTGCCGAATAATAACAACGCGAcgaccagcagcagcagtagcggGAATAACGAACGTCGTATGAATTTGAATAACAGCTTGAAGTCGTCGATCGAAGAGGAGACTGATTCCGGTGAACGGTTGTCGAATAGTTTAAAGTCATCGGCTGATTGTAACAGTAGTAAATGTAGAAGCTTCACGGATTCAACGTGTACTAATAGCAGCAAGTC TCGTCGTCAATCGTTGACATCTGAACCGATCACCGTTCCATATCTGAGTCCACTGGTGCTACGTAAAGAGGTGGAGAATATTCTAGTTCAAGAGGGCGACTCTTGCATCGGCAAGTCAGAATTCATCGATGAACATcctattatattttggaatttG GTTTGGTACTTCAAAAGACTCTCTGTTCCCAGTCATCTACCCGGTTATGTACTGACTCTGAAAAGTAATGACAAGGAAGAACAG